GAGGAGAACGAGGTGCGGTGTGCCCACCCGGAGACGGCCGCGGAGATGCGCGACCGCATCAGTGAGTACCAGAAGGAGGGCGACTCCATCGGCGGCAGCATCTACTTCGAGGTCCGTGGCGTCCCCCGTGGCCTCGGGGCGCCCCGGTTCGACTCGCTGTCGGCCCGCCTCGGCCAGGCGATGATGGCGGTGCCGGCAGCGACCGCCTTCGAGTTCGGCCTCGGCCGCGAGGCCCGCCGCTACACCGGGAGCGAGCGCAACGACGACTGGGAGTTCGGGCCCGACGGCGACCCGAAGCCGGTCGAGAACGACCACGGCGGCATCCAGGGCGGCATCAGCACCGGCGAACCAATCTACGGTGAGGTGACGCTGCACGCGCCGACGTCCATCCCGAAGAAGCAGAAGACGGTCGACTGGGAGACCGGCGAGGAGGTCGAGGCGCAGGTCATCGGCCGGCACGACCCGGTCCTCCCACCGCGTGGCGTCCCGGTCGTCGAGTCGATGCTTGCGCTGACGCTCGTCGACTTCATGCTCCTGGGCGGGCGCATCAACCCGGACCGCGTCGATGGCAAGGTCGGCGAGTACGACACCGACTACCACCCGTCGAAGCCGGAGTGAGTCGGTCGGCTCGGGCGCTGTCGAGCACCCTCAGTCGTTGTCGAGTACCGTGATGCGGAGCAACACCGTGTTGGCGACCGCCGGCCGCAGTTCGTCGACGGTCGGGAGCCGGTGCCCCTCGATTCTGAGCCCCAGCAGGCGGGCGTTCGCCGGACTCTCCGCCAGCCGTGCCCGGGCGAACCGGGCGACCTCGCGGTCGTCGGGAACCGCGGTCGCGACGCCGTGGACCGTCGCGCCACGGAGCCGGAGTCGAACCTCGTGGCCGCCCTGGAAGTTCTTCCACCAGTTCGAGCGCGTGACGACCGCCACGTCGTAGTCCTCGTCGGCGTCGCCCTCCCAGTAGGTGACCGGGATGGAGTACTCGCGACCGGTCCGCCGCCCCGCGAACCTGATGAGACAGAAGTACCTGCTGAGGAAGACGTGGAGCGGCGAGGCGAGCACCAGCCGGACCACCGGGTTGACCAGCCTGACCAGCGGGCGTGGCGCGGGCTGGACGCGCTCGACCCGGATGGGCGCCTCGGCGGCCGACGATGCCATGCAGAAGGTAGGAGACGCGTGGTGATAACGCGGGCCTCAGCCCGCAGATAGGTGCTGGAGGAAGGGTACTACTCAGCGCGACGAACTGGCGGGCATGAACGGGCCACCGTACTCTCGTTCACTCGCCCCACCGTCGCCGTCGTCGTCGATGTCGATGGTCAGGAGGGCCGTCTCCTCGAGTGCCCGCAGGAAGTGCGCCCGGATGGGCTCTCCGCTGCCCTCGACCAGCACACCGATCCGCTTCCCGGCGTCGCGCCCGTAGGCTGCGACGTAGTCGCGGGCGAACCGGGCGACAGAGCGCCGACGGTTCGAGACGGTCGCGGCGACCACCTGCCACTCGTCGTCCAGCAGCAGCGAGAGCGTCCCGCCCGCCGTGAGCGGTTCCCACCAGTCCCCGCGGCCGATGATGTAGAGCCGGTTCTCGTTGTGCGGGAGGTGGTGGACGCCGACCCTGACGGTCCGTGCCGTGCCCGTCTCCGGGTCGACGACCCGGGCGAGCGTGAGGGCGTCGTCGAACCGACGGCGCAGCGACGTTCGCAACAGGAGGTTCGTCAGTGGCCCGAGCAGCGCGTACCGGAACCGTCGTTCGAGCGGGCGGGTCCGCGTCACCCGGACCGGCAGGCCCGTCTCCCTGCTCTCCAGTGGGTGTCTGGTCTCCGAACTCATGGGTGACCTACGCGGTTCGAGCGGATTAGTGAACGCTAACCATCAGGTGAGTACTGCTAGCAAGCCTCGCAAAATTTGCAACGAGTTCCGGTGTTTATCACAATTAATCCGTGCTAATGTATAGCAAAGGCTTTAGTCGCACTCATTCGAACTTTAGGATACAAAGGTCTCAACGAGGGGCCGTGATTACCGAGCATGACTGATGATGAACTTATCTGGCGAATCGCAGGTGGTTCCGGTGACGGGATCGACTCGACGAGCCAGAACTTCGCGAAAGCCCTGATGCGTGCCGGGCTGCATATCTTCACACACCGACACTATCCGTCGCGCATTCGCGGCGGCCACACCTACGTGGAGATCCGCGCATCTGGGGACGACGTACAGTCTCGGGGAGACGGGTACAACTGCTTGCTCGCCCTTGGCGACTCGTTCGCCCGTAACCCGAAGGAAGAAGCCGTCTACGGTGACGAAGAGATCAAGCCGCTCTCGGAGAACCTCGACGAGCTCCGTGAGGGTGGCATCATCGTCTACGACACCGGCCTCTTCGACGAGGAGGACATCGAGGAGCTGAACCTCGAGGAACGCGCCGAGGAGAACGGCTGGCACCTCTACCCGTTCGACCTTCGCGGCCTCGCGAAGGAGCACGGTCGCGAGGTCATGCGCAACACCGCGGGTGTCGGCGTCACCGCCGCACTGCTGGGCATGGACCTCCAGCACATCGAGGACCTCATGACGGACGCCATGTCCGGCGACATCCTCGAGAACAACCTCGCCATCCTCGAGGAGGCCTACGAGATGGCCGAGGAGCAGTTCGACTTCGAGCACGACCTGCGCGTCCCCACCGGGGAGCACGACGAGGAGCAGGTCCTCGTCTCCGGGTCGAACGCCATCGCCTACGGTGCCATCGACGCCGGCTGCCGCTTCATCGCCGGCTACCCGATGACCCCGTGGACCGACGTGTTCACCATCATGTCCCAGAACCTGCCCCAGATGGGCGGCATCTCCGAGCAGGTCGAGGACGAGATCGCCGCGGCCGCCCTGGCCGTCGGCGCCAGCCACGCCGGCGCGAAGGCCATGTCCGGGTCGTCCGGCGGTGGCTTCGCGCTCATGTCCGAGCCGCTCGGTCTCGCCGAGATGACCGAGACGCCGCTCGTCCTCATCGAGTCCATGCGTGCCGGTCCCTCGACCGGGATGCCGACCAAGCCCGAGCAGGGTGACCTCGAACACGTCCTGTACACCAGCCAGGGCGACTCCCAGCGCGTCGTCTTCGCGCCGGGCAACATCGAGGAGGCGTACGAGCAGACCCGCATGGCGTTCCACATCGCCTACGAGTACCAGATTCCGACCATCCTCATCTACGACCAGAAGCTCTCCGGCGAGAACCAGAACCTCGACGAGAGCTTCTTCGACCGCGAGCCCGACGCGAGCCTGGGCTCGACGCTCACCGAGGAGGAACTGTCCGAGGCGGCCCACGACGTCGCCGGCAAGTTCAAGCGCTTCCAGTCGGACCCCGACGAGACCGAGAACGGCGTCAGCCCGCGCTCCCTGCCGGGACAGAAGGGCGGTCGCTACCTCGCGTCGGGTAACGAGCACTGGCCGTCGGGCCACATCGCCGAGGACCCGGACAACCGCGTCCTCCAGATGGACCGCCGCAAGCGCAAGCTCGAGTCCATCCGCGAGGAGCTGAACGAGGAACACGAGACCCAGCAGACCTACTTCGGCCCCGACGAGGCCGACTACGGTATCATCACCTGGGGCTCCTCCCAGGGTAGCGTGAAGGAGGCCGTCGACCGCCTCAACGACGACGGCCACTCCGTCAGGGCCATCAGCGTCTCCGACATGATGCCGTTCCCGGAGACCGAGGTCACCGAGTTCCTCGAGAGCGTCGAGGAGGCCATGGTCGTCGAGATGAACGCCACGGCCCAGTTCCGTGGCCTGCTCCAGAAGGAGCTCGGCGCCTACGGCGAGAAGCTCTCCTCGCTGCTGAAGTACAACGGCAACCCGTTCGAGCCCGCCGAGATCGTCGAGGGCTACGAGATCAACCTCGACGGCGGCTCCGAGGAACCGGCCTCTCAGGTCCGTATCGAGCCCGCAGCAGGTGATTAGATCATGAGTGCATTCAACGCAATCGGAGAAGACCGCGAGATCGACCGCGACGAGTTCACACCGACGAACGAACCCCAGCCGACCTGGTGTCCGGGGTGCGGTGACTTCGGTGTCCTCAAGGCGCTGAAGCAGGCGCTCCCGGAGGTCGGCCTGAACCCCGAGGAGGTCCTGACCGTCACGGGTATCGGGTGTTCCGGCAAACTGAACAGCTACCTCGACAGCTACGGCTTCCACACCATCCACGGCCGCTCCCTGCCCGTCGCGCGTGCCGCGAAGCTCGCCAACGACGGCCTGGAGGTCATCGCCGCCGGCGGTGACGGTGACGGCTACGGTATCGGCGGGAACCACTTCATGCACACCGCCCGGGAGAACCACGACATGACCTACATCGTGTTCAACAACGAGGTCTTCGGCCTGACGAAGGGCCAGACCTCGCCCACCTCGCCCAAGGGCCACAAGTCGAAGACGACGCCCCACGGGAACACGAAGACCCCCATCCGGCCGCTCTCGCTGGCCCTGACCTCGGGTGCGACGTACATCGCCCGCACCGCCGCGGTCAACCCGAACCAGGCCAAGGAGATCATCAAGGAGGCCATCGAGCACGACGGCTTCGCGCACGTCGACTTCCTCACCCAGTGCCCGACCTGGAACAAGGACGCCCGCCAGTACGTCCCCTACATCGACATCCAGGATTCGGACGACTACGAGCACGACATCCACGACCGCGAGGAGGCCTCGCGCATGATGTACGAGACCGAGACCCAGCTCTACGAGGGGACGGTCCTCACCGGTCGCTACTACGTCGACGAGGACGCCGAGTCCTACCAGGCACAGAAGAAGGACGTCGGTGAGATGCCCGAGGAGCCGCTCGCCGAGCGCTACTTCGACGACGACTACGACTGGGAGCGTAGCTACGACCTGCTCGACCGCCACAAGTAATCGCGGCCCCGACCGGCTGCCTCGCCCCGCGAGGTCCGGTTCACGGATTCAAAAGATATTTTTCCGCGTGGGAAAATCTGTCTACTATGAGTACGCAGTCGACGGCCGACCGCATCCTGTCGGTTCTCGAAGAGGATGCCCAGGCCTCCTACGCCGAGATCGCGGACCGGGCGGACGTCTCGAAACCGACGGTCAGGAAGTACATCCGCAAACTGGAGGACGAGGGTGTCATCGTCGGCTACTCCGCCGACGTGGACCCGAAGAAGCTCTCCAGCCAGTCCATCGCCATGGTCGGCATCGACGTGGACAGTGGGAGCTACGTCGAGACCACCCGGACCCTGAAGGAGCTGGACTCGGTCGAGTCGCTGTACACCTCCAGCGGGGACCACATGCTGATGGCCGAGGTGCGGGCGGCCGACGGTGACGCGCTCGGGGACGTCATCCACGACGAGATCCTCGCCATCGAGGGCGTGACCGCCGCCCACCCGTCGTTCCTGCAGGAGCGACTGAAGTAGCCGTCGACTGCGCGGGCCACCGCGACGCCCGGTTCCGCATCCCGCGTTCTTTTCCCGGCGCTGGCCCTACCCTCGTCCATGCCTACCTACCGCCGCGAGACCGTCGTCCGCGCGCCCTTCGAGGACGTCTGGGAGTTCCACTCGAAGGTCTCCGGCCTCGAAGCCCTCACGCCCGACTGGATGCACCTCCGCGTCGAATCGGTCACCGGCCCCGACGGCGACCCGGACCCCGGCATCCTCGAACCCGGCGCCGAGATCGACATGTCGATGCGCCCCCTGAACGTCGGCCCGCGCCAGCGCTGGACCTCCGTCATCACCGAGCGCGAGGAGGACGACGGCGCGGCGTTCTTCCGCGACGAGATGCGCGGCGGCCCCTTCCGGAAGTGGGTCCACACCCATAGCTTCTACGCGACCGACGGCGGCACCAAGGTCGAGGACCGGGTGGAGTACCGCCTGCCACTGGGCGGCCTCGGCGACATCGCGGGGCCGCTGGCCTGGGTCGGCTTCGAGCCCATGTTCCGGGCGCGCCACAGGGCGACGAAGAAACTGCTCGAGTCCTGACCCAGGTACCGGCACTGGCGTCGGGGTAGCACGACCCTTTTCTGCCGTGGCGTGCTATCACTGCGCATGGCTCACGTAGTCGTCGTCGGTGGCGGACCGGCAGGACTGTCCGCCGCCCTGTTCACCGCGAAGAACGGCCTCGAGACGACCGTCTTCGACACCGACGGGACCTGGATGCACAAAGCTCATCTATTCAACTACCTCGGCATCGAGTCCGAGGACGGCTCGGCGTTCATGGACGACGCCCGCGAGCAGGTCGACGACTTCGGCGTCGACCGCCACCAGGGCGAGGAGGTCACCGGCGTCGAGGCCGCCGGCGACGGCTTCACCGTCACCACAGCGGACGACGAGTACGAGGCGGACTACGTCGTGCTCGCGACCGGCGCGAACCGTGACCTCGCCGAGGGCCTCGGCTGTGACTTCGACGGCGACGTGGTCGACGTGGGCGTCTCCATGGAGACGAGCGTCGCGGACGCCTACGCGACCGGCGCGATGGTCCGCGACCAGGAGTGGCAGGCCATCATCTCCGCCGGGGACGGTGCGGCCGCCGCCCTGAACATCCTCTCGAAGGAGGAGGGCGAGCACTTCCACGACTTCGACACGCCCGAAGACGCGGAGTGACCCCGGCGGGTTCCACACAAAGTACTTACATTTTTGCGGGGAAGGTCGACTGTGCAGGACACGACCAGGTACGGCCTCGCGACGCTCTCGGGGCTTGCGATTCTCGGAGGACCGTCACTCCCGGGCGGCGGTCTCTGGACGAACCTCGACTGGCTGTTCTCGACCGGTGTCGTGCTGGTCGTCTTCGGGGTCACTGGAACGCTCTGGCGGTCGGTTGACTGGCTGCCAGACCGTAATTTCACTCGTCTTCTGGCCGTGTCGTCCGTCTCGATACTCGCCGCAGCCGCGGGCGGCCACCTGCTCCTCTCCGGGGAACCCTGGCTCAAGGCATCGTTCGGACTCGTCGGTCTCGGCGTCCCGTTGCTCATCGCGTCGGACTCGACACGTGAGGCTGCCCTGATACTGGGTGGTTTCTACGTCTTGTTGCCAGTCATGATGGTCGCGAAAACGCTGGCAGACGGCTGGAGTGCACCGTGGGCCGCGGCCTACGTCTCCGCCGTCGTCGTGAGCGCGGTCGCATGGAGTTTCGTCGCGGGGCCGCTGTTCTACGTCTTCCGGCCGACCGCGACGAAGGACGGGCCCGGGACGTAGAACCAGTCTCCGCTACGACTGCGCCAGCACCACACCGGCGAGCACCAGCACCCCACCTACGACGGTCGTCACCGTCACGGGTTCCGAGAGATAGACCGCCCCCAGCGCGACCGTCACGGCCGGCTCGACCGTGCTCAGGACGCTGGCGCGGCTCGCGCCGACGCGCTGGATGCCCGCGAAGAAGGCGAAGATGGGGACGATGGTCGCGACGAGCGAGATGCCGACCACCACGCTCCACTGGGCCGGGCCCGCAGGGACCGACAGCGTCCCGGTCAGGCTCCCGACCGCGAGAAAGGCGCCGCCGGCTGCGGGCAGGACGTGCGCCGTCAGCGTCCGGGGCCGGACCGAGTCCAGTGCCATCCCGCTGGCGGTGATGTAGCCGGCGTAGACGACCGCGGCGGCGAGCACGATGGTCACGCCGAGTGGGTCCGCACCTGCCGGGTCGACGCCGAGGACCAGCGCCACCCCGGCGAGACAGAGCACGAGCGCGGCGACGAGCCGGGGCGTGACGGTCTCGCGCCCGCTCAGGAGCGCGAGGCAGACGACGAACGCCGGGTAGGTGTAGAGGACGATGCCCGCCAGTCCGGCCGTGAGGTAGCCCAGCCCGACGAAGTAGAGACCACTCATCAGGGCGTAGCCGAGAGTCCCGAGGCCGAGAGCGACCGCGAGCCCGCGCCCCGTGAGGACGCTGGCGTTGCCACGCATACTCAGGACTCCCCAGACGAGCAGGCTGGCGATGACGAATCGGGCGGCGAGCAGCGTCGGGACTGTCAGGCCGGCGGCCTCGGCGAGCTTGCCGAAGATACCGAGAGTCCCGAAGCCGACCGCGGAGACGACGACGAGCAACGCACCGGTGGTCTCTTCGTCCACGTGGGGTCGCACTCGGTGGAGGGGGTAAACCCCCGCGATTCGCCGCCGGCGTGCCGGTTCCGCAAGCAGTATGGTGGGCGGTTGCATCGATGGCTCTGTGTTCGCCGGACTCGCCGCCAGAACCGACGACGTGCCGCCGTGGGTCGCCCTCGTCGTGGCCGTCCTCGCGGTCAGCACGAGCGCCCCGCTCGTCCGCCTCTCGGAGGCCCCGAGCACCGTGAAGGCGCTCTACCGCGTCGCGTTCATGACGGCCATCGTCGCCCCCATCGCCCTGCGGCGGGGCTCCGGCGACTTCGAACGCATCGGCCGCAAGGACCTCGGCGTCGCCCTGGTCGCGGGTGTCGCGCTCGCGGCGCACTTCGCGCTCTGGTTCGTGAGCCTCGATTTGACCACTATCGCAGCCAGTGCGACGCTCGTCCAGACGCAACCCCTCTTCGTCGCGCTTGGCGGGTGGGCGCTGCTGGACGAGCGCGTGACGACGAAGACCGTCGTCGGCATCCTCATCGCGGTCCTCGGCGCGTCGCTGATGGGCCTCGACGCCGCCTCGAACTCGGGGGCCAGTGCGCCCCTGCTCGGGAACGTGCTGGCGGTGCTGGCGGCCGCGATGGCCTCCGGCTACGTGCTGGCGGGTCGGTCGCTCCGCCAGCGGATTCGCGTGTTCCCGTACGTCACCGTCGTCTACGCGGCCTGTACCGTGGTGCTGCTCGGGGTGGTGCTCGTGCAGGGCCACGACCTCCTCGGCTACCCGCCCCGGGAGTGGGCCCTGTTCCTCGCGATGGCGGTCGGCCCCGGTATCTTCGGCCACACCGTCGTCAACTGGGTGCTGGAGCGCGTGGAGTCCTGGGTCGTGAGCGTCTCGCTCCTTGGCGAGCCGGTCGGGAGCGCCCTCCTCGCGCTGGCGCTGTTCGCGGAGGTCCCCGGCCTGCTCACCATCGGCGGTGGCGCCGTGGTACTCGTCGGTATCGGCCTGACCGTGTTCTCTCGGGAGAAGGGCGACACGGACGACGAGGACGTCGACTCTGCGAGGGCCGACGTTCCCGCCGAGTGAAAACGACTGTTCGCTGTCAAGTGCTGCCGGGACCAACTCTCACGCGTATGCGACTCGAACTCTGGCGACTGGGCGCGCTCGGGACGTTCGGCGTGTTCGGCGTCCTGACGGACGAGCCGGCCCTGTACGCACTGTTCGCGCTGTTCGCGTTCTTCGGGAGCGACCGGACCGTCGAGGTGCCGGTCCCGGGGCTGTCGGAAGAAGGGTCGGCGGAGTAGGTCAGTCGGCGTACTCGGGGCGCTCGGCGTACTCGATGGGGTCGCGCACCCCGACGTTCTGGAAGGCCTCCAGTCGGAAGGCACAGGAGTCACAGGTGCCACAGGCGGGTTCGTTCGCCCGGTAGCAGCTCCAGGTGTGCTCGTAGGGCACGTCGAGGTCGACGCCGCGGCGGGCGATGTCGGTCTTCGACCACTCGACGAAGGGCGCCTCGATGCTGATGTCGGTCTCTGGCTTCGTGCCCACGTCGACCACGTTCTCGAACGCCTCGAAGAACGCGGGCCGGCAGTCGGGGTAGCCCGCGAAGTCCTCGGAGTGCGCGCCGATGAACACCGCGTCACAGTCGTTGGCCTCGGCGTAGGAGACCGCCATCGAGAGCAGGTTCGCGTTCCGGAACGGGACGTAGGTGTCCGGAATCTCGTCGTCTTCGGCGTCGGGGTCGGCGTCTTCGACCGCCATCTCGTCGTCGGTGAGCGACGACGCGCCGATCTTCTTCAGGTGACCCGTCTCGATGTGGAGGAAGTCGGCGGCGTCGACCTCGGCTGCGAGCTGGCGGGCGCACTCGTACTCGCGGTCCTCGGT
This window of the Haloarchaeobius amylolyticus genome carries:
- the aroC gene encoding chorismate synthase; the encoded protein is MNGNRFGRLFQVTTFGESHGEAMGVTVSGCPAGLELEEEDIQRELDRRKPGQSMITTSRGEPDAVSIKSGVQDGYTTGTPIGMVIENKDARSEKYEPFITAPRPSHGDFTYSAKFGTRNWGGGGRSSARETVNWVAAGAIAKKLLAQEGIEFKAHVNQIGDIEAPEVTWEEMLEHTEENEVRCAHPETAAEMRDRISEYQKEGDSIGGSIYFEVRGVPRGLGAPRFDSLSARLGQAMMAVPAATAFEFGLGREARRYTGSERNDDWEFGPDGDPKPVENDHGGIQGGISTGEPIYGEVTLHAPTSIPKKQKTVDWETGEEVEAQVIGRHDPVLPPRGVPVVESMLALTLVDFMLLGGRINPDRVDGKVGEYDTDYHPSKPE
- a CDS encoding nitroreductase/quinone reductase family protein, which codes for MASSAAEAPIRVERVQPAPRPLVRLVNPVVRLVLASPLHVFLSRYFCLIRFAGRRTGREYSIPVTYWEGDADEDYDVAVVTRSNWWKNFQGGHEVRLRLRGATVHGVATAVPDDREVARFARARLAESPANARLLGLRIEGHRLPTVDELRPAVANTVLLRITVLDND
- a CDS encoding 2-oxoacid:acceptor oxidoreductase subunit alpha: MTDDELIWRIAGGSGDGIDSTSQNFAKALMRAGLHIFTHRHYPSRIRGGHTYVEIRASGDDVQSRGDGYNCLLALGDSFARNPKEEAVYGDEEIKPLSENLDELREGGIIVYDTGLFDEEDIEELNLEERAEENGWHLYPFDLRGLAKEHGREVMRNTAGVGVTAALLGMDLQHIEDLMTDAMSGDILENNLAILEEAYEMAEEQFDFEHDLRVPTGEHDEEQVLVSGSNAIAYGAIDAGCRFIAGYPMTPWTDVFTIMSQNLPQMGGISEQVEDEIAAAALAVGASHAGAKAMSGSSGGGFALMSEPLGLAEMTETPLVLIESMRAGPSTGMPTKPEQGDLEHVLYTSQGDSQRVVFAPGNIEEAYEQTRMAFHIAYEYQIPTILIYDQKLSGENQNLDESFFDREPDASLGSTLTEEELSEAAHDVAGKFKRFQSDPDETENGVSPRSLPGQKGGRYLASGNEHWPSGHIAEDPDNRVLQMDRRKRKLESIREELNEEHETQQTYFGPDEADYGIITWGSSQGSVKEAVDRLNDDGHSVRAISVSDMMPFPETEVTEFLESVEEAMVVEMNATAQFRGLLQKELGAYGEKLSSLLKYNGNPFEPAEIVEGYEINLDGGSEEPASQVRIEPAAGD
- a CDS encoding thiamine pyrophosphate-dependent enzyme — protein: MSAFNAIGEDREIDRDEFTPTNEPQPTWCPGCGDFGVLKALKQALPEVGLNPEEVLTVTGIGCSGKLNSYLDSYGFHTIHGRSLPVARAAKLANDGLEVIAAGGDGDGYGIGGNHFMHTARENHDMTYIVFNNEVFGLTKGQTSPTSPKGHKSKTTPHGNTKTPIRPLSLALTSGATYIARTAAVNPNQAKEIIKEAIEHDGFAHVDFLTQCPTWNKDARQYVPYIDIQDSDDYEHDIHDREEASRMMYETETQLYEGTVLTGRYYVDEDAESYQAQKKDVGEMPEEPLAERYFDDDYDWERSYDLLDRHK
- the lrpA1 gene encoding HTH-type transcriptional regulator LrpA1; amino-acid sequence: MSTQSTADRILSVLEEDAQASYAEIADRADVSKPTVRKYIRKLEDEGVIVGYSADVDPKKLSSQSIAMVGIDVDSGSYVETTRTLKELDSVESLYTSSGDHMLMAEVRAADGDALGDVIHDEILAIEGVTAAHPSFLQERLK
- a CDS encoding SRPBCC family protein — its product is MPTYRRETVVRAPFEDVWEFHSKVSGLEALTPDWMHLRVESVTGPDGDPDPGILEPGAEIDMSMRPLNVGPRQRWTSVITEREEDDGAAFFRDEMRGGPFRKWVHTHSFYATDGGTKVEDRVEYRLPLGGLGDIAGPLAWVGFEPMFRARHRATKKLLES
- a CDS encoding NAD(P)/FAD-dependent oxidoreductase; the protein is MAHVVVVGGGPAGLSAALFTAKNGLETTVFDTDGTWMHKAHLFNYLGIESEDGSAFMDDAREQVDDFGVDRHQGEEVTGVEAAGDGFTVTTADDEYEADYVVLATGANRDLAEGLGCDFDGDVVDVGVSMETSVADAYATGAMVRDQEWQAIISAGDGAAAALNILSKEEGEHFHDFDTPEDAE
- a CDS encoding DMT family transporter, whose product is MDEETTGALLVVVSAVGFGTLGIFGKLAEAAGLTVPTLLAARFVIASLLVWGVLSMRGNASVLTGRGLAVALGLGTLGYALMSGLYFVGLGYLTAGLAGIVLYTYPAFVVCLALLSGRETVTPRLVAALVLCLAGVALVLGVDPAGADPLGVTIVLAAAVVYAGYITASGMALDSVRPRTLTAHVLPAAGGAFLAVGSLTGTLSVPAGPAQWSVVVGISLVATIVPIFAFFAGIQRVGASRASVLSTVEPAVTVALGAVYLSEPVTVTTVVGGVLVLAGVVLAQS
- a CDS encoding DMT family transporter, with protein sequence MFAGLAARTDDVPPWVALVVAVLAVSTSAPLVRLSEAPSTVKALYRVAFMTAIVAPIALRRGSGDFERIGRKDLGVALVAGVALAAHFALWFVSLDLTTIAASATLVQTQPLFVALGGWALLDERVTTKTVVGILIAVLGASLMGLDAASNSGASAPLLGNVLAVLAAAMASGYVLAGRSLRQRIRVFPYVTVVYAACTVVLLGVVLVQGHDLLGYPPREWALFLAMAVGPGIFGHTVVNWVLERVESWVVSVSLLGEPVGSALLALALFAEVPGLLTIGGGAVVLVGIGLTVFSREKGDTDDEDVDSARADVPAE
- the queC gene encoding 7-cyano-7-deazaguanine synthase QueC, with protein sequence MPADTDTTTDESSTDQSDRRAVVLASGGMDSATAAYEAKSRGYDLYLLHTSYGQNTEDREYECARQLAAEVDAADFLHIETGHLKKIGASSLTDDEMAVEDADPDAEDDEIPDTYVPFRNANLLSMAVSYAEANDCDAVFIGAHSEDFAGYPDCRPAFFEAFENVVDVGTKPETDISIEAPFVEWSKTDIARRGVDLDVPYEHTWSCYRANEPACGTCDSCAFRLEAFQNVGVRDPIEYAERPEYAD